The following coding sequences lie in one Anticarsia gemmatalis isolate Benzon Research Colony breed Stoneville strain chromosome 16, ilAntGemm2 primary, whole genome shotgun sequence genomic window:
- the LOC142979209 gene encoding thrombin inhibitor rhodniin-like isoform X2 — MSLKFALLIISAQIFVTLARHPCVCTREFRPVCGSDGVTYPTRCVLGCKAYETGRQISVQREGPCEGSIRRPRATDCICTLEYSPVCGNDGKTYPNRCSLLCDKKSNPRLEVARAGPCENSQCRCPDVLSPVCGSDGNTYDSECILKCQAVRNKTKISVKHKGTCASRAA, encoded by the exons ATGAGTCTCAAATTTG CACTGTTGATCATCAGCGCACAGATCTTCGTCACACTGGCGCGACACCCGTGTGTGTGTACACGAGAATTTCGACCAGTATGCGGCTCTGATGGAGTCACATACCCTACGAGGTGTGTTCTCGGTTGCAAAGCTTATGAAACTGGACGACAAATTTCTGTACAGCGCGAGGGTCCATGCGAAGGTTCCATTCGACGACCACGAGCAACGGACTGCATTTGTACCTTAGAGTACAGCCCAGTGTGCGGTAACGACGGCAAAACTTACCCAAATAGATGTTCTTTACTTTGTGACAAGAAATCTAATCCCAGGCTTGAGGTGGCTCGTGCAGGACCTTGCGAAAATTCTCAGTGTAGGTGCCCTGATGTACTGAGCCCTGTGTGCGGTAGTGACGGCAACACTTACGACAGCGAATGTATCTTGAAATGTCAAGCTGTGAGGAACAAGACAAAGATCAGTGTTAAACACAAGGGAACTTGTGCGTCACGTGCTGCTTAA
- the LOC142979209 gene encoding thrombin inhibitor rhodniin-like isoform X1 — protein MSLKFAALLIISAQIFVTLARHPCVCTREFRPVCGSDGVTYPTRCVLGCKAYETGRQISVQREGPCEGSIRRPRATDCICTLEYSPVCGNDGKTYPNRCSLLCDKKSNPRLEVARAGPCENSQCRCPDVLSPVCGSDGNTYDSECILKCQAVRNKTKISVKHKGTCASRAA, from the exons ATGAGTCTCAAATTTG CAGCACTGTTGATCATCAGCGCACAGATCTTCGTCACACTGGCGCGACACCCGTGTGTGTGTACACGAGAATTTCGACCAGTATGCGGCTCTGATGGAGTCACATACCCTACGAGGTGTGTTCTCGGTTGCAAAGCTTATGAAACTGGACGACAAATTTCTGTACAGCGCGAGGGTCCATGCGAAGGTTCCATTCGACGACCACGAGCAACGGACTGCATTTGTACCTTAGAGTACAGCCCAGTGTGCGGTAACGACGGCAAAACTTACCCAAATAGATGTTCTTTACTTTGTGACAAGAAATCTAATCCCAGGCTTGAGGTGGCTCGTGCAGGACCTTGCGAAAATTCTCAGTGTAGGTGCCCTGATGTACTGAGCCCTGTGTGCGGTAGTGACGGCAACACTTACGACAGCGAATGTATCTTGAAATGTCAAGCTGTGAGGAACAAGACAAAGATCAGTGTTAAACACAAGGGAACTTGTGCGTCACGTGCTGCTTAA